A genome region from Hymenobacter tibetensis includes the following:
- a CDS encoding FUSC family membrane protein — protein MNEHTRKLQYFFFSQDFSDGLRITVAVLLPGVLLGWLGKLEIGLDMALGALCVSIADSPGPVLHKRNGMLAVLVLLPIVAVLTGLVQPYLWLLGLEVVGLSFLFTLFLVYGARSGAVGTGALLLVILMMDRSFALPQLLRYAGLVTLGGAWYTAVSLLTRHIRPYRSAQQALGECIRAVAEFLRLKAEFYRTGTNLENDYRRLMTQQVTVSEKQDAVRELLFKTRQTMKESTGTGRRLVLTFVDLMDLYEHITVTYYDYAAIHARFEASGVLDAVARLVEQMATELESIGFAIQANYSHTARGQLTASLEQLKARIDALEDPSQPGHTLVLKKILVNLRNLSQRLQDILAYFDANSTPDSRELEFGRFVSHQSFALEELRGHLTLSSSVFRHAVRMTVACLVGFVVAKVLLPGHHSYWILMTITYMLKPAFSLTKERNIHRVLGTLAGGVLGGVVLWLVPDRMVLVGLLFVFMLISFSFTRTHYIVAVSFMTPFVLILFSFMGLDFLQVVEERILDTVLGCLIAFAASYLLFPRWESDQLQDYMTAVLRANLRYLQTLTETLTGSAVAEVDYKLARKEVYVSSANLAAAFQRMMSEPSGKQHRPTEVHEFVVLNHILSSNVASISSALLTQDKQLPQAGTSVLRPVRQAQQALHRSLRRLDITEPELPAASADATPAPPRPEAAVPPDPQLTEQLDFIQKVSSDIGKVTEEVLT, from the coding sequence ATGAACGAACATACCCGCAAGCTTCAATACTTCTTTTTCAGTCAGGATTTCTCGGATGGCTTGCGCATTACGGTGGCCGTGCTGCTGCCGGGAGTGCTCTTAGGGTGGCTCGGCAAGCTGGAAATTGGCCTCGACATGGCGCTGGGGGCACTATGCGTCAGCATTGCCGACTCCCCGGGGCCGGTGCTGCACAAGCGCAACGGCATGCTGGCAGTATTGGTGTTGCTGCCGATAGTAGCCGTGCTGACGGGGCTGGTGCAGCCTTACCTGTGGCTGCTGGGGCTGGAAGTTGTGGGCTTGAGCTTCCTGTTTACCTTGTTTCTGGTGTATGGCGCCCGATCCGGGGCGGTGGGCACTGGCGCGTTGCTGCTGGTTATCCTGATGATGGACCGGTCGTTTGCGTTGCCACAACTGCTTCGGTATGCGGGTCTTGTTACGCTTGGTGGCGCATGGTACACGGCGGTCAGCTTGCTTACTCGCCACATTCGGCCTTACCGCTCGGCCCAGCAGGCTCTTGGGGAGTGCATCCGGGCAGTAGCGGAGTTTCTGCGCCTGAAAGCAGAGTTCTACCGCACCGGCACCAACCTGGAAAACGACTACCGGCGCCTGATGACCCAGCAAGTGACGGTGAGCGAAAAGCAGGATGCGGTACGTGAATTGCTCTTTAAGACCCGCCAAACCATGAAAGAATCGACGGGCACTGGGCGAAGGTTGGTGCTCACCTTCGTGGATTTGATGGACCTGTACGAGCACATCACCGTCACGTACTACGACTACGCGGCCATCCATGCCCGCTTCGAGGCCTCCGGTGTGCTCGATGCGGTAGCGAGGCTGGTAGAGCAAATGGCAACCGAGCTGGAAAGTATTGGCTTTGCCATTCAAGCCAACTACAGCCACACGGCCAGGGGCCAGCTCACTGCCAGCCTAGAGCAGCTAAAAGCCCGTATTGATGCGCTGGAAGACCCCTCGCAGCCGGGCCATACGCTGGTGCTCAAAAAAATCTTGGTGAACCTGCGCAACCTGAGCCAGCGCCTCCAGGATATTCTGGCCTATTTCGATGCCAACTCCACCCCCGACAGCCGAGAATTGGAATTCGGACGGTTTGTGTCGCACCAGAGCTTTGCGTTGGAAGAGCTACGCGGGCACCTCACGCTTAGCTCGAGCGTTTTCCGGCACGCCGTGCGCATGACGGTAGCGTGTCTGGTGGGGTTTGTGGTGGCCAAAGTGCTGTTGCCGGGGCACCACAGCTACTGGATTCTGATGACTATCACCTACATGCTCAAGCCGGCGTTCAGCTTAACCAAAGAGCGCAACATCCATCGGGTGCTGGGCACGCTGGCCGGCGGGGTGCTAGGTGGGGTGGTGTTGTGGCTGGTACCCGACCGTATGGTGTTGGTGGGCCTGCTGTTTGTGTTTATGCTGATTTCCTTCAGCTTCACCCGTACCCACTACATCGTGGCCGTTAGCTTCATGACGCCCTTTGTCCTGATCTTGTTCAGCTTCATGGGCCTGGATTTTCTGCAGGTGGTGGAAGAGCGAATCTTGGACACGGTGCTCGGCTGTCTCATTGCTTTTGCGGCCAGCTACTTGTTGTTTCCGCGCTGGGAATCCGACCAACTCCAAGACTACATGACGGCCGTGCTGCGCGCCAACCTCCGTTACCTGCAAACCCTCACCGAAACCCTGACTGGCTCGGCCGTGGCGGAAGTGGATTACAAGCTGGCGCGCAAAGAAGTGTATGTTAGTTCGGCCAACCTGGCGGCAGCGTTTCAGCGCATGATGTCGGAGCCGAGCGGCAAGCAGCACCGCCCCACCGAAGTGCACGAGTTTGTGGTTTTAAACCACATTCTCTCCTCAAATGTAGCCTCTATCTCCTCTGCCTTACTCACGCAAGACAAACAGCTGCCGCAAGCAGGTACCAGCGTGCTGCGCCCCGTGCGCCAGGCCCAGCAAGCCCTGCACCGCAGCCTGCGCCGCCTCGATATCACCGAGCCCGAGTTGCCTGCCGCCTCCGCTGATGCCACTCCGGCGCCCCCGCGCCCCGAAGCCGCCGTTCCCCCCGATCCGCAGCTCACCGAGCAGCTAGACTTCATCCAGAAAGTAAGCAGCGACATTGGGAAAGTGACCGAGGAAGTTTTGACGTAA
- a CDS encoding cyanophycinase — protein sequence MPASKKKNAPASHESSCPHPLGTLISIGGHERKDMRDEAGDMADDTILRRVVNEIGEKGTILVLPIASEEPEEAAADYVQVFKDLGCTRVQVLDIRRREDVDTEESMKMLNEAGGVMFTGGDQLRLTVLLGGTAFQRRLKERYTQEHFVIAGTSAGAAAMSTPMIYQGRNNAGMLKDEIHITTGLEFLHNVAIDTHFVARGRIVRMAQIIATNPSCIGLGLEEDTAVVVTQGRELEVIGSGLVVVLDGMGVTQTNIHEVDPGKPFSIRDLRMHLLSSGERYTLPIMEQMHV from the coding sequence ATGCCTGCCTCCAAAAAGAAAAACGCCCCTGCCTCTCATGAGTCTTCCTGTCCGCATCCGCTTGGAACGCTGATTTCCATTGGAGGGCACGAGCGAAAAGATATGCGGGACGAGGCCGGCGACATGGCCGATGATACCATTTTGCGCCGCGTAGTGAATGAGATAGGGGAGAAGGGCACTATTCTGGTGCTGCCAATAGCCTCCGAAGAACCCGAGGAAGCGGCAGCAGACTACGTGCAAGTATTTAAAGACTTGGGCTGCACTCGAGTGCAGGTACTGGATATTCGGCGGCGAGAAGATGTGGATACCGAGGAAAGCATGAAAATGCTGAACGAAGCGGGGGGCGTCATGTTCACGGGCGGCGACCAACTACGGTTAACCGTACTCCTTGGCGGCACGGCTTTCCAACGGCGCCTGAAAGAGCGCTACACCCAAGAGCACTTCGTAATTGCCGGAACCAGCGCCGGAGCCGCGGCCATGTCGACGCCCATGATTTATCAGGGACGCAACAACGCCGGCATGCTCAAAGACGAAATCCACATCACCACTGGGCTAGAGTTTCTGCACAACGTAGCCATCGACACCCACTTTGTTGCGCGCGGCCGGATTGTGCGAATGGCGCAAATTATTGCTACCAATCCGTCGTGCATCGGGCTGGGGCTGGAAGAGGATACGGCAGTAGTTGTTACGCAGGGCCGGGAGCTGGAGGTGATTGGCAGCGGGTTGGTGGTAGTGCTTGATGGCATGGGCGTCACGCAAACCAATATCCACGAAGTGGACCCCGGCAAGCCCTTTTCCATCCGCGACCTGCGCATGCACTTGCTTAGCAGCGGCGAGCGGTACACACTGCCCATCATGGAACAAATGCACGTGTAG
- a CDS encoding TonB-dependent receptor, with translation MKHTILFSSSFLFISFAATAQLADTTRIVGLNEVVVSANRIQGERKADLPQQVDVLSARQISLLNPATTADALLNSGWVFVQKSQLGGGSPVLRGFEANKVLLVVDGVRLNNAIYRAGHLQNILTVDANALDRMEILSGAGAVMYGSDALGGVISLYTKQPRLADSTSTGVQAHTSNLLRYATAAREKTAHTDFTLGWRRWATFTSVTATDFDDLRKGRNGFDDYPGFGEVKEYVERQNGKDVVVPNQHVNRQKFTGYSQLDVVQKVLFQPRAGQRHLLNLQLSTTTDIPRFDRLQTYRNGALRYAEWEYGPQKRLMASYQLELTRPHVLYDVLRLTPAVQDVEESRLVRDFGKDVRQENTEKVRVLSANLDLFKELKQHELRYGAEVTRNKVHSIGEGVNVATGAVAPIVTRYPNGSTYATAGVYAAHRWEITDRLILSDGLRFSNVQVEAAFDRKFFDSPYNAIKQNSSSLDGNVGLVAMLPAGLRLSGLVATGFRNPNVDDLSRTFEQTAGTGQAIGTLIIPNPGLKPERVVNYEMELSETIENRLLVSLTGFYTTLRNALVVRPFATPTGQTTTEFNGQTYQTLATVNTGEARIHGISSRAQLGLPAHLRLDGTLTYTQGRDQSADVPLDHISPLYGRGALTYQHRGLLAEGSVLFNGRKTVAQYSPSGEDNLPQATPAGALGWYTLNLRTSYQVTPRWAVQAGLENILDTNYRVFASGISAPGRNLFLSIRFER, from the coding sequence ATGAAGCACACTATACTCTTCTCTTCTTCTTTCCTATTTATCAGTTTCGCTGCCACCGCTCAACTTGCCGATACCACGCGCATTGTCGGGCTGAACGAAGTGGTAGTATCCGCTAACCGCATCCAGGGCGAGCGGAAGGCCGATTTGCCGCAGCAGGTAGACGTACTAAGCGCGCGTCAGATCAGCTTGCTGAACCCGGCCACTACGGCCGACGCGCTACTGAATTCCGGCTGGGTGTTCGTGCAGAAGTCGCAGCTGGGCGGCGGTTCGCCGGTGCTGCGCGGTTTCGAGGCCAACAAGGTGCTGCTGGTAGTGGATGGAGTTCGGCTCAACAACGCCATTTACCGCGCAGGACACCTGCAGAACATCCTGACCGTGGATGCCAACGCTCTGGACCGCATGGAAATATTGAGCGGCGCCGGCGCCGTCATGTACGGCTCCGACGCGCTGGGCGGAGTTATTAGCCTCTATACCAAGCAGCCGCGGCTAGCCGACAGTACCAGCACTGGGGTGCAGGCACATACCAGCAACCTGCTGCGCTACGCCACGGCCGCCCGCGAAAAAACCGCCCACACCGACTTTACGCTCGGCTGGCGTCGGTGGGCCACCTTCACCAGCGTCACGGCCACCGACTTCGACGACCTGCGCAAGGGCCGCAACGGCTTCGACGACTACCCAGGCTTTGGGGAAGTGAAAGAATACGTGGAACGGCAGAATGGCAAGGACGTGGTAGTGCCCAACCAGCACGTCAACCGGCAGAAATTCACGGGCTACAGCCAGTTGGATGTGGTGCAGAAGGTGCTGTTTCAACCCAGAGCCGGCCAGCGCCACCTGCTGAACCTGCAGCTTTCCACCACCACCGACATACCGCGCTTCGACCGGCTTCAAACCTACCGCAATGGCGCCCTGCGCTATGCCGAGTGGGAATATGGCCCCCAGAAGCGCCTGATGGCCAGCTACCAGCTGGAATTGACGCGCCCCCACGTTCTTTATGATGTGCTGCGCCTAACGCCAGCCGTGCAGGACGTGGAGGAAAGCCGCTTGGTGCGGGACTTCGGCAAAGATGTCCGCCAGGAAAACACCGAGAAAGTGCGCGTGCTCAGTGCCAACCTCGATTTGTTTAAGGAACTCAAGCAGCACGAGTTGCGCTACGGGGCCGAAGTAACGCGCAACAAAGTGCACAGCATCGGGGAAGGAGTGAATGTGGCAACGGGGGCCGTAGCGCCCATTGTTACCCGCTACCCCAACGGCTCCACCTACGCCACCGCTGGCGTGTACGCGGCGCACCGTTGGGAAATTACCGACCGTCTTATTCTTTCAGACGGGCTGCGCTTCAGCAACGTGCAAGTGGAAGCCGCCTTCGACCGGAAGTTTTTCGATTCGCCCTACAACGCCATCAAGCAGAATTCGTCGTCGTTGGATGGCAACGTGGGGCTGGTGGCCATGCTGCCGGCCGGGCTGCGCCTGAGTGGGCTGGTAGCTACGGGCTTCCGCAACCCGAACGTGGATGACTTGAGCCGCACCTTCGAGCAAACTGCTGGCACTGGGCAAGCCATTGGCACGCTCATTATTCCCAACCCAGGCTTGAAACCAGAGCGGGTGGTGAACTACGAAATGGAGCTTTCCGAAACCATTGAAAACCGCTTGCTGGTTTCCCTGACGGGCTTCTACACCACCCTGCGCAATGCCCTAGTGGTGCGTCCCTTCGCCACGCCCACCGGCCAGACTACCACAGAATTCAACGGCCAAACCTACCAAACCCTGGCAACGGTGAACACCGGCGAAGCCCGCATTCATGGTATTTCCAGCCGCGCCCAACTCGGGTTACCCGCTCACCTGCGCCTCGATGGCACCCTCACCTACACCCAGGGCCGAGACCAGAGTGCCGACGTGCCCCTCGACCACATTTCGCCGCTGTACGGGCGTGGGGCGCTTACGTATCAGCATCGGGGGCTATTGGCTGAGGGGTCGGTGCTATTCAATGGCCGCAAAACAGTAGCACAATATAGCCCCAGTGGCGAGGACAACCTGCCGCAAGCCACTCCCGCCGGGGCGCTGGGCTGGTACACGCTCAACCTGCGCACCAGCTACCAAGTCACGCCACGCTGGGCAGTTCAGGCGGGGTTAGAGAATATTCTGGACACCAACTACCGGGTTTTCGCATCTGGTATTAGTGCCCCCGGCCGCAACTTGTTCCTGAGCATTCGGTTCGAGCGGTAG
- a CDS encoding bestrophin family protein, which translates to MYVRSNLRWPVIWKYAWKGVLIFTIYSSLICFFYSEMDQHWLSIPWQPVSTLGIAVSFYIGFKNNGSYDRYWEGRQLWGGIVNYSRTWSIQALEYVTSVVDAPGVDAPAASLSELSMRHRRLIYRQIAWCNAVRLHLRRQNDQWDQQVGPFLDPAESVAMQRKQNPPAHLLRQQAADLRVLREERGLLNDFQHVNMMQSLEQLYNLQGGCERIKNTPFPRQYAFFSFVFVWLFAALLPLGLIAEFEKMGPTHLWLTVPFSVLVSWVFNTIEIVGHTSENPFENEMNDVPMTAICRSIEIDLREMIGETHLPPKLAPVEDVLY; encoded by the coding sequence ATGTACGTTCGCAGTAATCTACGCTGGCCTGTCATCTGGAAGTATGCCTGGAAAGGAGTGCTGATCTTCACGATTTACTCGTCGTTGATCTGCTTCTTTTACAGTGAAATGGATCAACACTGGCTTTCAATTCCGTGGCAGCCGGTTTCCACGCTCGGTATTGCCGTATCGTTCTACATCGGCTTCAAAAACAACGGCTCCTATGACCGATACTGGGAGGGGCGGCAGCTCTGGGGCGGTATCGTGAACTACAGCCGCACCTGGTCGATTCAGGCGCTGGAATACGTGACCTCCGTGGTGGATGCGCCCGGCGTGGACGCACCGGCGGCTTCGCTCTCGGAACTGTCGATGCGGCACCGGCGGCTGATCTATCGTCAGATAGCGTGGTGCAATGCCGTGCGTCTACACCTGCGCCGTCAAAACGACCAGTGGGACCAGCAAGTAGGCCCTTTTCTCGATCCGGCCGAATCGGTGGCTATGCAGCGCAAGCAGAACCCGCCGGCGCATCTGCTGCGCCAGCAAGCCGCCGATTTGCGCGTGCTGCGCGAAGAGCGGGGCCTGCTCAACGACTTCCAGCACGTGAACATGATGCAGAGCCTGGAGCAGCTCTACAATTTGCAAGGCGGCTGTGAGCGAATTAAGAATACGCCGTTTCCGCGTCAGTACGCCTTTTTTAGCTTCGTGTTTGTGTGGCTGTTTGCCGCCTTGCTGCCGCTGGGCCTGATTGCGGAATTCGAGAAGATGGGGCCCACGCACCTCTGGCTTACCGTGCCTTTTTCGGTGTTGGTGTCCTGGGTGTTCAACACCATTGAGATAGTGGGGCACACCAGTGAAAACCCGTTTGAAAACGAAATGAACGACGTGCCCATGACGGCTATCTGCCGCAGCATCGAAATCGACCTGCGCGAGATGATCGGGGAAACTCATCTGCCACCCAAACTGGCTCCCGTAGAAGACGTTCTTTACTAG
- a CDS encoding RidA family protein: MAPDTTSADGASAASTAHNSSRAPEPVGLYPHARRVGNLLFLSGVGPRQRGEKAVPGVEQDAAGTILRYDFERQCHAVFQNVRYILEEAGARWEDLVDVTVYLTNMKDDFATYNRLYAEYFQNNQPCRTTVEVNCLPTPIAIELKCIAALAG, from the coding sequence ATGGCACCTGACACTACTTCCGCCGACGGCGCATCAGCCGCTTCCACCGCGCACAATTCCAGCCGTGCCCCCGAGCCGGTCGGGCTCTACCCGCACGCACGCCGGGTAGGCAACTTGCTGTTTTTGTCTGGTGTGGGGCCGCGCCAACGCGGCGAAAAGGCGGTGCCTGGCGTGGAGCAGGATGCAGCCGGCACCATCTTGCGCTACGACTTTGAAAGGCAGTGCCACGCCGTGTTTCAAAACGTGCGCTACATTCTGGAAGAAGCCGGAGCCCGCTGGGAAGACCTGGTGGACGTAACGGTGTATCTGACCAACATGAAAGACGACTTTGCCACCTACAATCGTCTCTACGCCGAATATTTCCAAAACAACCAGCCCTGCCGCACCACGGTGGAGGTCAATTGCCTGCCCACGCCCATTGCCATCGAGCTGAAGTGCATAGCAGCCCTGGCTGGCTAA
- a CDS encoding FAD-dependent oxidoreductase gives MASVNPTRTSGVTQTSWFPTADSLPTFSKLTESIAADVVVVGAGIAGLTTAYLLGREGQKVVVLEDGEIASGESGRTTAHLSFALDDRYTTLEQLFGKEGARLAADSHRSAVDTIEEIVQREKIDCDFERLNGYLYLPKDGKVKELDQELEAAHRAGLTDVQRLPDAGAQGFTTGECLVFPNQGQFHILKYLSGLAEAITRQGGQIFTNTHASEVKGGSNAGVTTTEGCEVTANAVVIATNTPFNDRVVMHTKQHPYRTYVIGARVPKGSVTTALYWDTADPYHYIRLQKVDAGPRGGQTDYDLLLVGGEDHKTGQEPNPEDHLQCLEDWTRENFPSVKSIDYRWSGQVMEPVDGLAYAGRNPLDDDNVYIITGDSGHGMTHGTLGPIIITDLILGRENPWAKLYDPGRVTVKLESIKEYVTENLNVAAEYTELLTGGDVSKVEDVAPGTGAVIGRGPLKVAVYRDPKGEVHECSAVCPHLHCIVHWNSLETSWDCPCHGSRFDAYGKLLAGPANEDLAKVE, from the coding sequence ATGGCTTCCGTAAATCCTACCCGTACGTCCGGCGTCACCCAAACGTCGTGGTTTCCCACCGCAGATTCCCTGCCTACTTTTTCCAAACTCACAGAGTCTATTGCGGCCGATGTGGTAGTGGTCGGAGCAGGTATTGCGGGACTAACTACAGCCTACTTATTGGGCCGCGAAGGCCAGAAAGTAGTGGTGCTGGAAGACGGTGAAATAGCCTCTGGCGAATCGGGCCGCACAACGGCGCATCTTTCATTTGCCCTCGATGATCGGTATACCACGCTAGAGCAGCTGTTCGGGAAAGAAGGAGCCCGCCTCGCGGCCGACAGTCATCGGAGCGCCGTGGATACAATTGAGGAGATAGTGCAGCGCGAAAAGATAGACTGCGACTTCGAACGCCTCAACGGCTACCTCTACCTGCCCAAAGACGGCAAAGTAAAAGAGCTGGACCAAGAGTTGGAAGCCGCCCACCGCGCCGGCCTCACCGACGTGCAGCGCCTGCCCGACGCCGGAGCCCAAGGGTTTACTACCGGCGAGTGCCTAGTATTCCCCAACCAAGGACAGTTTCATATTCTGAAATACTTGAGCGGGTTGGCCGAAGCCATTACGCGCCAGGGCGGCCAGATTTTCACCAACACCCACGCCTCCGAAGTGAAAGGCGGCAGCAATGCCGGCGTAACGACCACTGAGGGCTGCGAGGTAACGGCCAACGCCGTAGTAATTGCCACCAACACGCCCTTCAACGACCGGGTAGTGATGCACACCAAGCAGCACCCCTACCGCACCTACGTAATCGGGGCCCGCGTGCCGAAAGGCTCGGTCACGACGGCGCTGTACTGGGACACGGCCGACCCATACCACTACATCCGACTGCAAAAAGTAGACGCTGGCCCCCGCGGCGGCCAAACCGACTATGACCTGCTGCTAGTGGGCGGCGAAGACCACAAAACCGGCCAGGAGCCCAATCCCGAAGACCATTTGCAGTGCTTGGAAGACTGGACACGCGAAAACTTCCCGTCCGTAAAAAGCATCGACTACCGGTGGTCGGGGCAGGTGATGGAGCCAGTGGATGGGCTAGCGTATGCCGGCCGTAACCCCCTCGATGACGATAATGTGTACATCATCACCGGCGACTCAGGCCACGGCATGACCCACGGCACGCTCGGCCCCATCATTATCACCGACCTGATACTGGGCCGTGAAAACCCGTGGGCGAAGCTCTATGACCCGGGCCGCGTGACCGTGAAACTGGAATCAATCAAAGAATACGTCACCGAGAACCTCAACGTAGCGGCCGAATACACCGAGCTGCTGACCGGCGGCGACGTAAGCAAGGTGGAAGACGTAGCGCCCGGCACTGGTGCTGTAATAGGCCGTGGCCCGCTGAAGGTAGCCGTGTACCGAGACCCCAAAGGAGAAGTTCATGAGTGCTCGGCGGTTTGTCCGCACCTGCATTGCATTGTGCACTGGAACTCGCTGGAAACCAGCTGGGACTGCCCATGCCACGGCTCCCGCTTTGATGCGTACGGTAAGCTACTCGCCGGTCCTGCCAATGAAGACCTAGCAAAAGTCGAGTAG
- a CDS encoding MutS-related protein has translation MGAYLRSSTDVVAVPVSAAVRPLTITPFEVFTENLATHLARENYFAGRHQLGGWLRLLLFAGGAAGAWWLFSNGHIAPGVALLLAVWLLFSILVRWHAGVSYQREHHRLLAQINQHELDRLAGQLAAFDPGLRYLDTQHPYAADLDVFGSHSLFQLLNRATTRLGHDWLAGWLLAPATPTEVVARQQATTELAPDVTWLQEWQARARHFPRQQADPREFSAWLARPDFFAGKPWLKPVLVLLPLLVMGSIVAWLLDYGYYALVVVQLLVGLVNGRLAAVRNEYAEQATAMRDALRATQAQLALFEQHPDRSWQAPRLRQLQATLQAASHGAAATKRLGQLSSVAGLFRGREHPLGSLLLNSLLLWDMHAVWQLERWKRGLGPELTTVLEVQAELEALVSLASWQFANPDYTTPELSAEPLEVTAETLGHPLIFSTTRITNDFHTTGFAQTVVVTGSNMAGKSTFLRTLGLNMVLALAGGVVCARRLRLSPAQVFTAMRTQDNLAESTSSFYAELKRLRLLLDLSGATPAPTPPPAASQEPLPVFYLLDEILKGTNSLDRHRGARALLRQLHQRRAAGLVSTHDLELAALEEEWPGQVRNFSFNSTFSNGQIHFDYHLTPGACRSFNASQLMQLMGIEIEE, from the coding sequence GTGGGTGCGTACCTTCGTAGCTCCACCGATGTAGTTGCCGTGCCTGTTTCCGCTGCTGTCCGTCCGCTGACTATTACGCCTTTCGAGGTCTTCACTGAAAACCTGGCCACCCATCTGGCCCGCGAAAACTACTTTGCCGGGCGCCACCAATTGGGTGGCTGGCTGCGGCTGCTGCTGTTTGCCGGCGGCGCGGCTGGGGCCTGGTGGTTGTTTTCCAATGGACACATTGCGCCAGGAGTGGCCCTGTTGCTGGCCGTGTGGCTGCTGTTTTCCATCTTGGTGCGCTGGCATGCCGGCGTGAGCTACCAGCGCGAGCATCACCGGCTGCTGGCCCAAATCAATCAGCACGAACTCGACCGGTTGGCCGGCCAGCTAGCCGCCTTCGACCCTGGCCTTCGCTACCTTGATACCCAACACCCGTACGCCGCCGACCTTGATGTATTTGGCAGCCACTCGTTGTTTCAGTTGCTTAACCGCGCCACCACCCGCCTCGGCCACGACTGGCTGGCCGGGTGGCTGCTGGCTCCCGCTACACCTACCGAGGTGGTAGCGCGCCAGCAGGCCACCACCGAACTAGCGCCCGACGTAACCTGGCTGCAAGAGTGGCAGGCCCGCGCCCGGCATTTTCCGCGCCAGCAAGCCGACCCCCGCGAGTTTAGCGCCTGGCTGGCCCGCCCCGATTTTTTCGCGGGCAAGCCCTGGCTGAAACCCGTGTTGGTGCTGTTGCCGCTGCTTGTGATGGGCAGCATAGTGGCCTGGCTGCTCGATTACGGGTATTATGCGCTGGTAGTGGTGCAGCTGCTGGTGGGGTTGGTAAATGGCCGCCTGGCCGCCGTGCGCAACGAATATGCCGAGCAGGCCACCGCCATGCGCGACGCCCTCCGAGCCACCCAGGCGCAGTTGGCCTTGTTTGAGCAACACCCCGACCGGAGCTGGCAGGCGCCCCGGCTGCGGCAGTTACAAGCCACTTTGCAGGCCGCCAGCCACGGAGCCGCCGCCACCAAACGCCTGGGGCAGCTTTCCAGCGTAGCGGGGTTGTTCCGAGGGCGCGAGCATCCGTTGGGGTCGTTGCTGCTGAATAGCTTACTGCTCTGGGATATGCACGCCGTTTGGCAATTAGAGCGCTGGAAGCGTGGCCTCGGCCCCGAACTAACCACGGTGTTGGAAGTGCAAGCAGAGTTGGAAGCCCTGGTGAGTTTGGCTAGCTGGCAGTTCGCCAACCCCGACTACACCACCCCGGAGCTAAGTGCCGAGCCATTGGAAGTGACGGCCGAAACGCTCGGACATCCGCTTATTTTCAGCACAACACGCATCACCAACGACTTCCACACCACCGGCTTTGCCCAGACGGTGGTCGTGACGGGCTCGAATATGGCGGGCAAAAGCACGTTTCTGCGCACGCTGGGCCTGAACATGGTGCTGGCCCTGGCAGGCGGGGTGGTGTGTGCCCGCCGTTTACGGCTGAGTCCGGCGCAGGTGTTCACGGCCATGCGCACCCAAGACAACCTCGCCGAAAGCACGTCTTCGTTCTACGCCGAGCTCAAGCGTTTGCGTCTGCTGCTCGACTTGAGCGGCGCCACGCCGGCGCCTACCCCTCCGCCTGCTGCCAGCCAGGAGCCCCTTCCGGTGTTCTATCTGCTAGATGAAATTCTGAAAGGCACCAACTCCCTGGACCGCCACCGGGGAGCCCGGGCCTTGTTGCGGCAGTTGCACCAGCGGCGCGCGGCCGGCCTGGTGAGCACCCACGATCTGGAATTGGCGGCACTGGAAGAAGAGTGGCCCGGGCAAGTCCGCAACTTCAGCTTCAACAGCACCTTCTCCAACGGGCAAATCCACTTCGACTACCACCTGACGCCCGGTGCTTGCCGCTCGTTCAACGCCAGCCAGCTCATGCAGCTCATGGGCATTGAAATCGAAGAATAA
- a CDS encoding energy transducer TonB, with the protein MDSLFRRVALALVLALPMATPSFAQQKLKYPKPEPEQIYDAVGQPAVPVGGVEAYGQYLADNQQYPTAALQRGATGTVEVTFVVEKTGVISNVAASKPVDPLLDAEAIRLIKGGPKWTPAQHKGQKVRQRVSIPVSFQVPLGAGGAAPQTEPDATAGAPSKPANVSKSGATIIAPDQPARPVGGTEAFFEWIQKNQQYPTLARQRKIEGRVMVEFIIQKDGSLTDAKVVKPLGSGLDQEALRLIKMAPKWTPATYQGQALKQKMVLPVLFQL; encoded by the coding sequence ATGGATTCTCTTTTCCGTCGTGTTGCTCTTGCCCTGGTGCTGGCTTTGCCGATGGCCACTCCCTCCTTCGCTCAGCAGAAGTTGAAATACCCAAAGCCTGAACCCGAACAGATTTATGATGCCGTAGGGCAGCCCGCCGTGCCGGTTGGGGGGGTGGAAGCGTACGGGCAGTACCTAGCCGACAACCAGCAATACCCCACTGCTGCCTTGCAGCGTGGCGCCACCGGCACGGTGGAAGTCACGTTTGTAGTCGAGAAAACCGGTGTCATCTCCAACGTAGCCGCCAGCAAGCCAGTTGATCCGCTGCTGGACGCCGAAGCCATTCGCCTGATCAAAGGCGGCCCCAAGTGGACTCCGGCGCAACACAAAGGCCAAAAGGTGCGGCAGCGGGTTAGCATCCCCGTTTCCTTCCAGGTGCCGCTGGGCGCTGGCGGGGCGGCCCCCCAAACCGAGCCCGACGCAACGGCTGGTGCCCCGTCCAAACCCGCCAACGTTTCCAAGTCGGGAGCTACCATTATTGCGCCCGATCAGCCGGCCCGCCCGGTTGGGGGCACGGAGGCCTTTTTCGAGTGGATTCAGAAAAACCAACAGTACCCCACCCTGGCCCGGCAGCGCAAAATAGAAGGCCGCGTGATGGTGGAATTCATCATTCAGAAAGACGGCTCCCTAACGGATGCCAAAGTAGTGAAACCGCTCGGCTCCGGGTTAGACCAGGAAGCGTTGCGCCTCATCAAAATGGCGCCCAAATGGACTCCTGCTACCTATCAAGGCCAGGCATTAAAGCAAAAAATGGTTTTGCCTGTTTTATTTCAGCTATAA